One genomic region from Dehalobacter restrictus DSM 9455 encodes:
- a CDS encoding cobalamin B12-binding domain-containing protein, whose protein sequence is MFELNSLKVAFADLDEAVVRNIISDFIRNDPSEYEAKKAVEACQQGMADIGRRYDQGEYFLGDLINAGDLLAASIALLKPVLGSGRSGEAGTIILGTVSGDIHDIGKNVFKELAEAGGFQVWDLGIDQPPGKFIKVVNERIESDLTDNKKPLIVGMSGVLTLTLEAMKNTVESLEEAGLRKQVKVIAGGTPLTAKACRWIGADAFTSSAAEGLKICREWVSCRS, encoded by the coding sequence CATAATCAGTGACTTTATTCGAAACGACCCTTCAGAATATGAAGCTAAGAAAGCAGTGGAAGCTTGCCAGCAAGGTATGGCTGACATTGGAAGACGTTATGATCAGGGTGAATATTTTTTGGGCGATTTGATCAATGCCGGAGATCTCTTAGCAGCTTCGATCGCACTCTTAAAACCAGTCTTAGGGTCTGGTCGGTCGGGGGAGGCTGGTACGATCATTCTTGGAACCGTATCCGGAGATATCCATGACATCGGTAAGAATGTATTCAAAGAGTTGGCAGAGGCAGGAGGTTTTCAGGTATGGGATCTTGGGATCGACCAGCCGCCTGGTAAGTTTATCAAAGTTGTCAATGAAAGAATAGAGAGCGATCTAACAGATAATAAAAAACCCTTGATTGTGGGCATGAGCGGTGTTCTGACACTGACGTTGGAAGCGATGAAAAATACGGTCGAATCCTTGGAAGAAGCGGGACTTCGAAAGCAGGTCAAAGTCATTGCCGGCGGAACCCCTTTAACTGCCAAAGCCTGTAGGTGGATCGGAGCCGATGCGTTCACATCAAGCGCTGCCGAAGGCCTAAAAATTTGCCGGGAATGGGTAAGTTGTCGTTCGTAA
- the metF gene encoding methylenetetrahydrofolate reductase [NAD(P)H]: MYISELLREKKVLSFEIFPPKQTSSVEGIYDTIDALAPLRPDFISVTYGAGGSTSKTTEKIASLIETKYNLNALMHLTCIDSSKEQMDEMLNDLPNKNISNILALRGDIPKGAEERNRIRDFQYASDLAEYIRKHHVFCVGGACYPEGHPECPYPEQDIENLLWKLDAGVSFLVTQLFFDNDVLYRFKEKLQKANVDIPIIAGIMPLTNQSQIEKMLALSNATVPKNLVRIIHKFEHNAEALKDAGIAYATQQSIDLLTHGVDGIHIYTMNKPQIAKDLVRNLDSLLYATNSRNKNVSNY, encoded by the coding sequence ATGTATATTAGTGAACTGCTTAGGGAAAAGAAAGTCCTGTCGTTTGAAATTTTCCCGCCAAAACAGACTTCTTCTGTTGAGGGTATTTATGATACGATTGACGCTCTGGCGCCTTTAAGACCGGATTTCATCAGTGTCACCTACGGAGCGGGGGGAAGTACGAGTAAGACAACTGAAAAGATTGCGTCCCTCATCGAAACAAAATATAACCTTAATGCCTTAATGCATCTGACCTGCATCGACTCCAGCAAAGAGCAGATGGATGAAATGCTGAATGATCTGCCTAATAAAAATATCTCAAATATTCTTGCCCTGCGCGGGGACATTCCCAAAGGGGCAGAGGAACGTAACCGGATCAGAGATTTTCAATATGCTTCCGATCTTGCAGAGTATATTCGCAAGCATCATGTATTCTGTGTCGGCGGTGCTTGCTATCCGGAAGGACACCCAGAATGCCCGTATCCCGAACAGGATATCGAGAATTTGCTTTGGAAATTAGATGCCGGAGTCAGCTTTCTGGTGACGCAGCTCTTCTTTGATAATGACGTTCTTTACCGTTTTAAAGAGAAACTGCAAAAAGCGAACGTTGATATTCCGATCATCGCCGGCATCATGCCACTTACTAATCAGTCCCAAATCGAAAAAATGCTCGCCTTGTCCAATGCGACGGTGCCGAAAAATCTTGTCCGAATCATTCATAAGTTTGAACACAATGCAGAAGCATTAAAGGACGCCGGGATTGCCTACGCCACGCAACAGTCCATCGATCTCTTGACCCACGGGGTCGACGGCATTCATATTTACACAATGAACAAACCACAAATCGCCAAAGACCTGGTCCGAAATCTTGACTCGCTATTATATGCGACCAACAGCCGGAATAAAAATGTAAGCAATTATTAA